The DNA sequence gatgggtgaccgttttctttttgcttttttttgttttttttttgcattatggtacggaacccttcgtgcgcgagtccgactcgcacttgcccggttttttatttttgtgatacctattattattattattttttattaaagccTTCCTTATACGAACTGTTAACATTTCATTtaacaattataattttatgtatgtatatttctatatacatGTTCGTAAGGTCTTTTTGACCTAGGCCTCTTCCGAATCGcctttttctaatatatttaagtatttgtccaACATTTTCTTCCATTCTTGTCTATCTATTGCCATTTCTCTCCagtcttttcctttttttgtgaTACCTATATTGGGTTTATTCTGATTCTTTAGAGTAAGTTACACCAAACCATCTGCTGCCATTGAAGTTTCTACTGAATTTTATCGAATGGGAATTTTGATAGTACAATGCTGAGCGACATTGATCAGTCTGCTGTGGTACTTATCTGTCTTGACAAATTTCGCTGTGATAACTTCCATAGTAAACAAACCCTATTAAAAACTGACCTTCCATTGGCCTCTCCATTATCTCGGGGCCGAGCACTAGCTCATCTTTTACAATATGGTCAGCATACAACTCTGAAGTATCCACAGCGTTCACGCCATGCCTTTTTAAGCAAGTCGGTTCGTGTTTTACTATATCCTCAGCCGACGGGTGTTCTTCTGGTTCTTCTTTCACACGCACACTGTCATAAGGTGTTTTTACACTGATATATTGCACTGGCTCAACTTTTACACGCACTTCGTCGAGTGCTTCTGTTGATTCTTTTACACAGATATTGTCCTCATGTTTTATACACACTTCTTCCATTGCATCTAGCGGTGTCGACTCCATCGTAAACTTTAGAACACAAAACTACCAGCTATGGGTCATTCAAATCAATATTACAAAGATAGATTTATTTTTGTAGTGTAAGCTAAGCTAAACTGTAAAATTTAGATATATGTCGATATTAATAGTGTCTATTTGTGTAACTCTAAACAATTAAATAAGAACTAGAAAGTAAAATGTTTCACTTCACTTCTACGGTGTGTGTTTGTCGGTCACTATAATATAGCGACCACTATATTATAGCGCAGAATCGCAGGTAAgcgaaatgtcaattttgacgttTACGTTTTGTTTTCGTTGCGTTCTGATATTTACcaattattgattccccatacaccatacagggggggggggggtccttTTCACCCACTCGGGGTAATATGTCCTTTCCCTGGTGAAGAGGTAACCTATTGTTGATGTGTATGTCATGTATTTTTTGACGATTGCAGCGCCATCTGCGTTAAGCTTTGCGCGTTTATCATCACAGTAAGGGGCCGATTCGCATATTTTTGTCGGTCAGGATAGAGGATGTGTTAATTAACATACCATGCAATAAACGACCCGTTTCTCATGAAACATTTTCTTTCCAGAATCAACGGTCTCTCCTACCTTCAAGCCGGTGTCGACATCGATGCCGCAGCGTTGCTAGTGCGCAAGATCGAGCCTCTAGCTACTGGGACGCATCGCCGTGGCGTTCTAGGCAGGCTGGGGTGCTTTAGTGGCCTGTTCCAGCTCGCGGCCATGGACCCGCTGCTGAAGGATCCCGTGCTGGTGCAGGGGACTGATGGAGTCGGAACCAAGCTTAAGGTATATCTTCACTAGCCTTATATCGACCAGGATATGGACCGATAACCTTACCCCCCCCATTCCCGGTCGATatcagtctagtgaaactaatcGTGAATCAATCAAGACTGTTAAGGTATCATGTCTCCACATATTGTGTCCACATGTGGGCCTAACTTGGCGTATCTACACGCAGATGCGACGGAATGAGATCGCTATaatacttgctccctctaacgcataccTGCATCCTGTGGCACTCGTCCATTTGGCCAATTATGGTTTTAGAAATGCAGCAAAtatttaaacagtttttttggtTTTCAACAGATAGCGGAAATCATGAAGAAATATGACACGATCGGCCAAGACCTGGTCGCTATGTGCGTGAACGATATCCTCTGCGCTGGAGCGGAGCCCTTCGCGTTCCTGGACTACATGGCATGTGGCAGACTACAAGTTGACGTGGCAACGACCATTGTCAGCGGCATCGCTGATGCCTGTATACAGTCCGGCTGCGCGCTGCTGGGTAAGTTTCTTCATTTTTCATAACAGGTAGCAGTAACCATGAAGAAATATGACACGATCGCCAAGACCTGGTGGCTATGTGCGTGAACGACATCCTCTGCGCTGGAGCGGAGCCCTTCGCGTTCCTCGACTACATGGCATGTGGAAGACTACAAGTTGATGTGGCAACGACCATTGTCAGCGGCATCGCTGATGCCTGTATACAGTCCGACTGCGCGCTGTTGGGTAAGTTTATTCATTTCTCATAACAGGTAGCAGTAATCATGAAGAAATAAGACACGATCGGCCAAGACCTGGTCGCTATGTGCGTGAACGACATCCTCTGCGCTGGAGCGGAGCCCTTCGCGTTCCTAGACTACATGGCGTGTGGCAGACTACAAGTTGACGTGGCAACGACCATTGTCAGCGGCATTGCTGATGCTTGTATACAGTCCGGCTGCGCGCTGCTGGGTAAGTTTCTTCCATTTTCAAAACTAGGTAAGGATTCTCTTCTTTCATTTATTACAGGTATACCTCTAAGACGAATGATGGTTCCtataaagcagcggtcggcaacctgcggcccgcgggccgcatgcggctcgtgaacctgtcacttgcggcctgagtgccgccttggctattttgtatgtaatagtgacgaacgaaaatgtctcataaagtcataaatattaacaaagtacggcccgcgtcacttCCATTAACTAccatgtggcccttggctgctaaaaggttgccgaccgctgctataaAGTATTAGTATGTATAGTACATGGGTTCTTCTAATCCTTAATGTTTTCCTCAGGCGGTGAAACCGCAGAGATGCCCACAATGTACGACATCGGGAAATACGACCTGGCCGGCTTCGCGGTAGGCGTGGTCGACAACCACAAACAACTGCCTCGCACCAGAGAGATCAGAGCCGGCGACGTCGTGCTCGCCCTGGCATCCACTGGCGTGCACAGTAACGGGTACAGCTTGGTGCAGAAAATCATGCTGGAGACTGGACACAGGTGTGTACACGAAAATGGAGCCTATCTCTCTCACATTAAGGTTTGATTAATTTTTTGCGGAAAACCACTGGCGATTTTGCTGTAGGAGTCGTGGACAACCACAAACAACATGTGATTGTATATAAAGACAAAATCTTACTGATTGGGATTAGGTAAGTGTATTttacagtggcggcgcgtcaaacatatccatgccatggcaagccggggctaatttggcttacatatttcctttacaactctgctcaaacgtccaaaaacaggcaagccggtggaaaTCGGCTTtgatggacgcgccgccactggtatttTATACCAGTTGAGAAAACTAGCTCACACACAAGTCAATTGATGTGAAGTCTGCATTGAACTAAGTTCTTTCAATCTTTTATATCTTGCATCGCTATTCGTGTCTCCTTTTTCATTTTTCACTGTCTCTAAAACTGTCAAATCCCCGCAGCTACTTCGAGAAAGCGCCATTCAGCACCGCCAACAAAACCTTCGGCGAAGAGTTTCTCGCACCGACCGGGTTGTACGTGAACGCGCTCCTCCCGGCCGTCAAGAAGGGCTCCATCAAGGCCATGGCCCACATCACTGGCGGAGGCCTGCTTGAGAACATACCGAGGGTGCTGCCAGCCGGGGTGAAGGTCGTGCTTGATGCTCTGAAGTTCAAGATCAAACCTATCTTCGGATGGTTACAGGCTAAGG is a window from the Cydia fagiglandana chromosome 13, ilCydFagi1.1, whole genome shotgun sequence genome containing:
- the LOC134670297 gene encoding uncharacterized protein LOC134670297 — its product is MESTPLDAMEEVCIKHEDNICVKESTEALDEVRVKVEPVQYISVKTPYDSVRVKEEPEEHPSAEDIVKHEPTCLKRHGVNAVDTSELYADHIVKDELVLGPEIMERPMEDSQDEIEMNIKKEEMEEYTEEEDAN